A single region of the Malaclemys terrapin pileata isolate rMalTer1 chromosome 2, rMalTer1.hap1, whole genome shotgun sequence genome encodes:
- the PSMA8 gene encoding proteasome subunit alpha-type 8 — MAARYDRAITVFSPDGHLFQVEYAQEAVKKGSTAVGIRGLDIVVLGVERKSVAKLQEERTVRKICALDDHVCMAFAGLTADARIIINRARVECQSHKLTVEDPVTVEYITRYIASLKQRYTQSNGRRPFGISALIVGFDDDGSPRLYQTDPSGTYHSWKANVIGRNAKTVREFLEKNYTEEAIATDKEAIKLAIRALLEVVQSGGKNIELAIIRRNQPLQIFSAKDIESQVAEIEKEKEESEKKKKKSI, encoded by the exons ATGGCTGCCCGCTATGACCGCGCCATCACCGTGTTCTCCCCGGACGGGCACCTCTTCCAAGTGGAGTACGCCCAGGAGGCCGTGAAGAAGGGCTCCACGGCT GTTGGAATTCGAGGGCTGGACATAGTTGTATTGGGGGTAGAGAGAAAGTCTGTTGCCAAACTTCAGGAAGAAAGAACTGTGAGAAAGATTTGTGCACTTGATGATCATGTCTGCATGGCTTTTGCAG GTCTGACTGCTGATGCTAGAATAATAATTAACAGAGCCCGTGTGGAGTGTCAAAGCCATAAACTTACTGTTGAGGATCCAGTCACAGTAGAATATATAACACGCTATATAGCATCTTTAAAGCAG CGCTATACACAGAGCAATGGACGTAGACCTTTTGGTATTTCTGCCTTGATTGTGGGCTTTGATGATGATGGTAGTCCCAGATTGTATCAGACAGACCCATCTGGTACATATCATTCTTGGAAG GCAAATGTAATTGGTCGCAATGCTAAAACTGTGCGTGAATTTTTGGAGAAGAATTACACAGAAGAAGCTATAGCAACTGACAAGGAAGCTATCAAATTAGCAATCAGAGCTTTGCTAGAA GTTGTGCAATCTGGTGGAAAAAACATTGAACTTGCAATAATAAGGAGAAACCAACCACTGCAG ATTTTTAGTGCAAAGGATATTGAATCACAAGTTGCAGAaatagagaaggaaaaagaagaatctgaaaagaaaaagaagaaaagtatTTAA